The segment GTCGCCGAGGGGCGGGGGacggcgggggccgggccgggggtcGCTGCCGGGCCGGGGGGTCGCGGGGCCGGGAAGCGCTGCTCGGGCTCAGGGCTCCCTCGGCCGCGGCGCCTGCCACTGCCGCCTCCGCCACATCCTTCGGCCGCCGGCGCCGCTGCCTTAAGACCAGTCTGAGGGGAGGCGAGCGGCGGAACGCCCCGCGCGCGGCTCCGCTCGGCTCGGCTGGCCCCGGCCGTGCGGCGGCCGCGAGGCGGAAACGCTCCGACTCCGGCTCAACCTGCGAGGGACGGCGCTTCCGCCGGAAGCCGGAGCAGCTTCCGCCGCCGGGAGCGCCGGAAAGGCCGCGGTGCCACGTGcgggtggcggcggcggcgagggGTCCTTCAGCCGCCCCCCTCCGCCAGGAGCCGCGCTCGGGCCCCACCCGGCTGCCCCCGCCTTTCCCCTCGGTTCCGGCAGTAGCAGGGGACCTGACAGCCCCGCCAAGCTTGTACCCGAGGCAGGACAGGCTTGGTGCTTCATCCGCAGTTAATTCACGACTTGCAAGGGTTGTACTGGGCAGCCATCTATTACAgtgtattttctgctttcacTCACTCCATAACCAGTAGTGTGAGGGTTGTACGAGACAGAATTAGCCAGACCACGATCGTGTTTGTGAAAGGCTCGTTAACCCACGGTCCTGGTCTTGCCTTGCTGTGtgctgcaaaggaaaaaactgCCCGGAAACGCAGCCCAGCCCGAGCTGCAGGCCAGagacagccacagctgagcgacactgaggggctgctggcaggccCAGCCCTTCTGTGGATGTCTCTGTCCAGTACCCTGTGCTGACCCTCAGCAGGTGGCGAGGGGATCTCGGGCTGCAGAGGGGCGATTTGCCAGGCTCCCTTCAGCCCCAGCGGCACTCTGCTGCCATTTAATTCCTGCTTTCTCCTTTCAGCCTCGCTGCTGTTCCACCTCTCTGCCATCCACACGTATTGCTGGGCTCCAGGCACCCGGTGTTTTGCAGGGGGTGTGAGTTAGGAACTACCTGGCACCTCCAGCAGTGCACAGCGGCTGCTGCGGATGCTCCTGTCCCCTCAGTCCCCCGCCTGCTGGCCCAGGGAGGTCCCTGCATGCCCCTGCACCCTAGGCCCCCCAAAGGGGGTCACAACTGCAGAGCGAGCCCTGCCCTAGCCACAGTGTTTGGTGCCGCAGGAGCTCTGAGCTCCTTGGGGGAGAGGCAGGgcgaggcagggcagggcggggCCGCTGCAAGTCGCAGCACGGAATTAGACTTTGGCTGTTTGGGAGTATTGAAGGAAAGAGAACGACAGCTCCTGCATGGCGAGGGAGCTCCAGCTGGGCTCTGTgggtgagacagggacagctGCTGGGATGCGCTGGGAGGCTGCAGCCTGGAGGCCCGAGGGCCGCTCGGCCTTTGCCTCAGCGCGGGCAGCAGCCGGCGGGCCGGAGGCCAGGGAACAGCAACGCCAGGCGCAGCTCAGGGAACAGCGACGGCACTGCGGCCGGGCTCCCCGCTTGGCCTCAAACCACTTGGAGCACTAGGCTGAGAAAAAGCAAGGGAAAAGCCCTGCTCTGCATGACAGGATTTTGGTTTAATACATCCTTACTAGGATAGCTTGGAACGAGAACGAGGGAGTTCTGTATCAGACACGGAAGGTACTGAAGGCATTTAGTGGATTGAGATTACTTACTACTGACAAtactttgttttcaaaaagTAGTACCCAGACAGTaagaagatattttattttaagatgctTTAAAAAACCATTTTATTGCTCACTAAGTGCAATATGCTAGTAACCATTGCATATAAAGGAAGCATTCAGaatattataataaatatatattaataataaatattctaCTAGTCACATTTTAAGATTGATGAGACTTTCTTTTATGTTGCTGATAAATAGATCTGACTTCTGGAAATAAGAATGCTAGTGTAGTTGAGCAATTACTATACTGATTCTATCCTAGTaagtaaaaacatatttttatgatATTAAGAATCTAAATCGTTTGCATATTGTACACTTCTCAGTGTGTGTATATTATATTCAAGTAAGTGAAGGAGGTCAGGTTAATATTGAATATACAAATACCAGTCAGTGTTCATGTTCCTAAGAAAAGATCTCTGGAAAAAGCAAACACTAAACAGAATAAAACTATAGTTAGAGGATTTTAATTGCAAGGTTCTGCAAACAGTAACATTCAAGAGATACACACTGAAATTAATATCTTAGCTACGCTCAAATATCTTGCATGCCTTTTCTTAATTACAGAGCAAAGGCATTTGAATAACAACATACTGTGTCATCAGTAGCTACAAGAAGTAATTCCACTTTGTACTATATAATCTCATACTTATTGTGAAGGTTTTCCCAGGTCAAAGCTCTTTCTGCTTCTCCATCGTAGCAATTTGATGAAGTTGAGACTTGCACTGAAGATTTTATCATGCTGAAAAACCATTTTGTAGAATATGTCAATGGGTAGATCTCCATTTGGATCTGCATACTTCAGAGTTGTCATTGGAGTATACAAGGTGTTGGTCTGATGGCGAAAAGGTGGATTTTCTGCAAGAATTATCTTTACTGTATGCTGTAGAGAAggagaaacagaattttaaaagaacCTTTACCAAGACAGTAAAGTAAAACCCCAATTTTCATTGGAAAAGTAGAAGAATAAAGTGCTAGAATTATGTAAAACCCTGTATATAATTTTATTAGAACATCATTAGAAATTCTTCTTGAAATATTCAAAGGCcataagaaatatttcttatttattcttctatttctgtttctctATACCACGGTGATAGCACCTGACAATTTAGTATCCGGAGTAGTCTTCCAAATGATTGTGGGCTTATATGCCCACAGTAGGCAGATCCTCTCTTTTGCAGTTCACTGGTAAAGGGTCAGGACGGTGCCTTTTGCAACAAGGTCTGGGAATTGTCAGTTGACACTGAAGCTATTCCTTACCGGCAAACACATGAAATCATCAGCCCCTCCCACAGCTTGCCTAAAcctgtcttcctgcaggaagcTCCAAGCACCAGAAACATCCACGTTTCTTTTATTGTGCCATGGTGGCCTGGGGTGGCTGTGTGAACTTCCCTTAGTGGAGGGATTATGAGTAAGATGGAAAGGACAGAGCTTAACCAGTGTTGGGAACCCTGGGTGGATGTATGGTAACAATGCAGAACATTCAGACTTCACCAGAGGATGTAAAGGGCATCTAATATCTCAGTGGTATTTAAATTACAATTTATAGTTATCTTCAATACTGCAAAATGAACATTCTTTTAGTATTTTGTAGACTTTTGTTTAAAGACTCTGAAAattcttttgaatttttaaaaaaacctttttaattGTGTACATTACATTTAATTAATCTGAATGCTTCTAtcagaaaaaacccaccaaccaACCACTGCATTCataaattacaaagaaaaaaaaaaacaacaaaatgaagATTAATTTTTTATGAGTTACCTCTGCAACATCTTCAGCACTTTGTCCCAGGCTCTGGAAAAtttgtttgtaatttttaaGGTAAATGTTAGTAAACATTTCAGCTGTTTCTTCATCTGCAGCTGAAAGATCCATTTTCATTCCATCTTCaaacacttttctttcaaaCTCTGTAACCACTGGGCCTGGTTCAATCAAACTTAAcctgttcaaaaaaaaaaaaaggttaactGGTTGTTGACTGTCCTCCAAGGAAAATACACCCCTCAATCCTTCTCCAAAAAGAACATTGAAGAGTTGCACTAGCAAACAGTATGTAACAGTACTTTCTGTAAAGGCAATCCATAGTGCATTACTGGTGTCCTGCTCCTCCTACCCATCCACATACAGTGGTAGAAAGCTGCATAGTTTAATTTTCAGAGAAGTGCAGTAACTTAATTCATGACATAAGTGAGTACAGTTGTTACCTGCTGTCTCACAGCTGTGGAATCTAAAGGTGATTTATTCACAAGGACTTACCAGATcgtaagaaaaataattaatggaTGGTAACAAAATTCATTACTTTCTGGACCAAATCCTGTGTAGGTTTCTTTGTTTCTCATGATAATACTAGAAGTAGCTGAAAGAGATGGGGGAATTGCCCAAGCATGGATTTTCTTTGTCAAGCTGTTAGTGTTACATAATTTAAGATCCCACCActatataataataaaatacaatacAGAGATTTTTACTGTGAGTGGACAGATTCTGGCTGCTGCCAAATCtaaaggtttttattttgccCAGTTTATTATAGCAAATCACTGAAATACAGTTACTGGTCAGGTTTTCCCTGGTTCTTTTCTCAGGCAGAAATAACACCCAGCCACTGTGTTTATCAAAACACTCTTTGGGATTGGGCCTCTTACTGGACTTGAGTTCTTCAGGGGATGTTCTAAAGGCTCTTCTTCAGAACTAAATCAAGCTATTGACCTTCACAGCAGAATTCCACCTACTGCTGGAATGAAAGCACTTTCTCTTGCATCACTCTTCCCATTAGACCTTGAATTTGTCTTACTATACTCCCTTTTATAACCTGCTTTTTGCTGTATCTTATACTCTTGAAATCTCATTATGAATAGTGGTATATCCTGTGtattattacatttattttaagtcCCTCCAAACTTTGCAGAGCAATACACATAATCACGCTTCTGTCTCTGCAATTCCACAACAGGAGCTTTTTCCACAAGGCCTAAATGCTTAGACACACAGAGATGCAATGGACATTAACCAGTTATTGGAGTTTGCACAAAGAATAGTAGCAGAATTCCATGAGTGTGAATATACATGTGACAAATCAAACCCAAAGTCCCACAGATGATGAACGGGACTGGTCTCCAAAATACTGTGTAAAATGTTAGGAATAGTACCCCACACTTCTCGCTTTCCTCCCACCTCCCTTCATTACAGGTATCTCACCCTGTAACATTCTGATGGATTTGCACTAGCTCAGTCTCTCTGATGAGCCTCTGAACTTTTTCATCTGTGAATTGCCTAAGGCCATTATCCTTTCCAAGGAGAAAGATCACAGGTCAAAGTTATAATTTTATTCCTGTGATATTGTAGGTAAGAATCTGTTTTCAGAAGCATTGCCTGAACTGTATTGTGTCCAAAGCTAAATAGCCTTTAACTGTTGAAGAGAACATGTTTATTCGAACATCTAGATCTTTTTATTTGCTGCCATGATGTGAAGGGTGTGGGCATTTCTATGCCTTTTGTGATGCACAGTTTTCAAGGGCTCCTCAGTCTGTTTAGCAGCAAGCTTTAAAGACTTTTTCCTACctctgaatatattttaaattatctaaAATGCAATTGACACAAGTGATCAATACCATTCACACTGGTGGATCAATGCCATTTACACCAGCAGATCAATACTTACTGCAGTTTGAACTTGAGTGCTTGTATAGCTAAACTTTCGCAGAATCCTTCCACAGCAAACTTAGATGCAGCGTAAACATCATTAAATAAGATGCCTGATGGTATAAACAAAACACCCTGAGAATGTGATTTTATCCAACATACTAATagtttgattttaaaaactCACGTGTTTTCCCGAAATTTCTACAGTCATGCTGGCAAAACATTAGAAAAATCCTTGTGTACACTGAATCTAAATACTAATTTTTGCATATGTTCTCAAAATTGCTTAGTCTAGCAAAGATGCTTGACTAATGCTTTTCCTCCCCCTAGCTGATGCTGTGGTCTCCTTGGATGATATTATTTTGTAGTCTAAGATATGAAAGTGTCTGTAAATATAATACCATCTGCATTATTTATCAGCAAGACTTTAACAGGCTCTAGATGAACACAGAGGTTGAGCATAATGCAGGAGATACAATTATGCAAGAGATCCAGCTTGCATCTGAGTGATTTAGAAAAAGCACTACATCAATCCATTGAGGTGGAGGGTAAGTGTTGTATTAAAACCCCAATTCTTGGAGTTTGATGGAGGACCCTTGCTCACCAGAATAATCCAGATAAGATCAATGTCACAGCtgtaatgaattaaaaaaaaaaaaagctagacAGGATGGGACACAAGAGTAGGAATATCATTATCTGTCACTAAAATTCGACTCTTGAGTGTTGTGAGATGAGAAAATTTACAAAAACTTTACAGTTGTCCACGATTGGATTTCATTCTATTACTACTGTGCAGAGCATAGCAAGCATGTTTGTCTGTTCCCATAATTTTTTccaagaggaaagagaaaagtaaTGCTAAGCCCTATTTTgcagataataaaaatacaacaataaattttataaaaaatatacaATTTAAGTTAAAACTCTAAAAAAATTTGCCCTGCAGGTTTTGTTATTAAA is part of the Anomalospiza imberbis isolate Cuckoo-Finch-1a 21T00152 chromosome 9, ASM3175350v1, whole genome shotgun sequence genome and harbors:
- the LOC137479380 gene encoding retinol dehydrogenase 8-like isoform X1 encodes the protein MLWLHLCCCSSEELNHSVKRMARRNVLITGCSSGIGLALAVKMAKDEQKRFKVFATMRNLAKKEPLEEAAGHRLGKTLEIKQLDVCDEQSIKTCVNSIPDRRIDVLVSNAGMGLIGPIECQTIEEMKTVMDTNFFGLVRLLKEILPDMKRRKSGHIVIISSVMGIQGILFNDVYAASKFAVEGFCESLAIQALKFKLQLSLIEPGPVVTEFERKVFEDGMKMDLSAADEETAEMFTNIYLKNYKQIFQSLGQSAEDVAEHTVKIILAENPPFRHQTNTLYTPMTTLKYADPNGDLPIDIFYKMVFQHDKIFSASLNFIKLLRWRSRKSFDLGKPSQ
- the LOC137479380 gene encoding retinol dehydrogenase 8-like isoform X2 — protein: MRNLAKKEPLEEAAGHRLGKTLEIKQLDVCDEQSIKTCVNSIPDRRIDVLVSNAGMGLIGPIECQTIEEMKTVMDTNFFGLVRLLKEILPDMKRRKSGHIVIISSVMGIQGILFNDVYAASKFAVEGFCESLAIQALKFKLQLSLIEPGPVVTEFERKVFEDGMKMDLSAADEETAEMFTNIYLKNYKQIFQSLGQSAEDVAEHTVKIILAENPPFRHQTNTLYTPMTTLKYADPNGDLPIDIFYKMVFQHDKIFSASLNFIKLLRWRSRKSFDLGKPSQ